CCAAAAACCGCGCCGAGTCCGACAATGGAATCAGTATCTGGCCCCGTCGCAATCCATCCCGCCCTTCTTATCAACAGGTAGAAGAGGACAACAAGAGCCACGAGCAGAAGCGGGTGGGGCCCAGAAGACGGAGAAGATTGTGGCACTTTTTGCTCCTCCGTAAAGCGATAATGGTGCCCCTTGAGAGCTCCGTTAAGATCGTGCGCCGTCAGCCGGACCCCCCCCTCTAACTCCATCACCACGCTTTGCGCCGAGTGAGAGACATGAACGGTGCGCACGCCGGGAAGTTTCCGCAGCTCGCGCTCAATGAGGATCTCGCAGCTTGCGCACGAGGTCCCCGAAACATGAAAAGTTTTTTTGTGAGTCATACACGAATAAGATCAAGAACAAAAATGTTCTTGACTCAATCGCGCCTGGCAACGGAAAAAAGAAATGCAGGGTCACGTGCACGAGGCACGAAAACGGGAGTCGGCAGAAAATCCATGCGGAATAGCTTTGTCAAAATAATGACAGCGGCGGCAAAAACGATGAGGACCATTCCCGCCTCAAGGCCCGGCACAATCATTGTGTCGGTTGCTTCATTTACACACACGAGCTGACATTTCTCATCCGCCATCGTTTTCATCCACGTATGCTTTCCAGAAACAATAGAGCCCACAAGAAGCGTAAAGCTCACGAGCACAACGACAAGCGCAAGGTGAATCCATGACGTTTTCATGTCGCTACATTACACCCTGTGGTGTGTTTTGTACACGGAGGTCCCGGCCTCTCTGGAAAGAAAACGGTTCTTGTGCTACGGTGGGGGCATGAAGTCCGTCCTCGTAAGCTTTTTCCTTATCCTTTTTGCCACGACAAGCATCGCGGTGGTTTTTAATATGCACGGAGGAGAAATGGCGGCCGGAACATCCCATGACTGTCAGCTCCCCGCAATGTTCGGGCTCGCCTGCGTGCCCGATGGGGATGTCGGTATGGCCTCCCATCACCTTACAGCCGCGCGCACATTTATTATGGCCACGTCTGAGGAAAGTGTTGGCACCCTGTGGTCCGTTCTTCTGGCCACGGCCATCACGATCGTTGTCTCCTTTATCCTCACGCATTTCACCCATCCCGCCGCTCTCACACAAAGGTGGTTCGCTCGCGTGCATGAACGTGTCATTCGAAAGTGGCGGCATTGGTTCGCTGTCTCGCAAAGATCCATCTTTGACGCATTCGTCGCTTTTGCGCATGCGCCTCATGCCAGATGATGGCAGAGATCTTCGCGCATGCGCTCGCCTCCTGGCGAGTGTTTTGTTTATGCGACTATTGTTTCTATGTCATCTCTTACATCACCAAAAAACGCTCTCCCTCTCGCGGGAGTGCTCATAGCCATCGTTGTGCTTCTTGTCGGTTTGCGCGCATCTTCCGGTCCGCCGAAAGCTGTTTCCGCAAACTTGTCCGGAACAAAAATAACCGTCTATAAGTCGCCGACCTGCGGATGTTGCGCAAACTATATTGCCTATCTGAAACGCGCCGGTCTCGAAGTGGAAACCATCACAACAACAGAAATGGAGGCCGTGAAAAATAAAATGGGCGTGCCCACAGGATTCACCAGTTGCCACACATCAGAAATCGGCGGGTACACGGCCGAGGGACACATCCCCCTTGAGGCATTAAGCAAGCTGGTCGCCGAGCGGCCATCTCTCGCAGGTATCGCCCTTCCCGGCATGCCCTCTGGTTCTCCGGGAATGCCCGGCGCCAAGCAAGGACCGTGGAGCATTTACGGCTGGTCCGCCAATACAAATCCGGAGCTTTACACAGAATCCTGATCTATGCGCCGGCTCCCTATCCTTGTTGCGGGGCTTGCCTCGGTCTCCCTCCTTGCACCGCTTCCTGCTCTTGCGCATTGTCCCCTCTGTACCGCAGGGGCGGGGCTCGCGGCACTCCTTGCTATAAAGCTCGGAGTAAGCGCTATGTCGGTCGGTGTCTTCATCGGTGCCTTCGCCGCCGCGATCGGGCTTTGGACGCACCGCCTCCTCAAGAAATCCTACATCCCCGCCCAGGCCGCTATCCTTGCCATCCTTTCCTTCCTCTTCACGATCCTCCCCTTGCGTATCATCCTCGCGCAGTACCGCTCGATCTATCTCTCTCTTTCAGGTCCCTACGGTTCGTGGCTTAACAGAACGTACCTCATCGACATCTTCGTCGCAGGAAGCATCATTGGTGCCGTTCTCCTTATCGCAGCTCCTTCCATCAGCCGATGGGTTAGTAGGAAAAGAGGGGGGAAGCTCTGGCCATTCCAGGGAATATCCATCACGGCGTTCCTTCTTGTAAGTGCCGCAATCATCATTGAACTTCTCGTATGGATTCCACCCTTCTCGTAATCCTCATCGCCATAGGATTCTTCGTCGCAGCAACCGCCATATTCTCTCGAACAAAACGAGCGCTCTGCGCCGTGTGCGCTGCCATAAGCGCAACATGGATTCTCCTTCTCGTTCTCTCTCGCGCGGATCTGTTCCGCGAACCGCGTCTTGTCGCCGTTCTCATGGGAGAAAGCGCCGTGGGAGTTATGTTCTTGCTTGCAAGGCGCTGGCCCGCATTCGCATTATTCCGACTCCCCTTCCTCCTCACTCTCACGTGGCTTACCGCCATAATCGTCGGCGTGAGAGGAGACGAGGCGCCCACGTTGATCGTTCTCCTCGCTCTTTGGTCCGTGTTTATCCTTATTCACTTGATCCGGCACGTGTCGTGGGCCGGTGCTCTGTGGCGCCGCATCACTGCCTGTTGCCGTAATTGGTAATCCTTATGGAACATGACTCACCTCAAAACAACCACGTACTCGAGAAACCATCCGAAGACGCCTGCTGCGCAGACACTCCCCGTTCTGAACCTAAAAAGAAGACGGGGGCAGAGACGAATTACTGGAAGATTGCCGCTATGGTTTTCATGGGGCTTTTCTTCTTCAACGCCTTCTTTCGTGTTTCCGTCGCTCCTCGACAAGGGGTTCGTCCCGCCACGCCCACAAAAACAAGCGCTTCCTCTGCTCCCGCTGTAGATTTAGATGCAACTCTTGCCGCAGAGAAGGAGGTCCTGCCGCCGGATGGAGTGGAAATTCCCCTCATATGGGGGGACCTCGGGAGCCGAATGGTCGAAGCGGGTGTCATTGATCGCCAGAAATTCGAAGCCATCTATACAGGCAGTGGGGGCCTGAGTGAAGGAGAAAAGGCTTTACTCTATGGAGCCGATAACGGTCGCCTGCGAATGGATGCGGAAAATTCCCGGTTTCTCTTGAATCTGCTATGGGCATTCGGCCTTGGCAACAAGAGCGACGTTCTCGATAGTGGGCCCATGCAAGACCCGCGATACGGTGGGGCTGAACGGTTCGCCTCCACGGGTGGATGGACATTGGCAAACGGGCAAGCAATGGACCACTATAGCAAGCATGCCTTCGTGACCCTCACCCAGGAGCAAGCAGACCGCGTTCGCGCCGTGGCCGAAAACATCTATCGACCGTGCTGTGGCAACAACACCCTGTTCCCCGACTGCAATCACGGCATGGCCATGCTCGGACTTCTCGAACTCATGGCCGCACAGGGAGCAACGGAGGACGACATGTATAAAGCAGCGCTTGCGGTAAATGCTTATTGGTTCCCCGATACGTATCTCACCGTCGCAAAGTATATGCGGGATACGCAGGGAACTTCGTGGAGCAAGGTAAGTCCCAAAGAAATTTTAGGGGCTGCCTATTCAAGCTCGTCTGGGTACCAACGCCTGCGCCAACAGAGCGCGCCCGTGCAGTCCTCAGGTGGAGGCGGGGGCGGTTGCGGTGTATAGGCCAGACGCACAACGAAAGACAAAACAAACACGGGGCGTGGGGTGCCCCGTGTTTGCGACTGTAGAAGTCTTGGTCGTGGTTCATGGGACGACAAGCATCTCACGAACCCCGAAGGTGAAAGAACGCAGGTCATTCTGTCGCATGGGCAGAAACGTCTAAGGTTTCAACTGCCTGTTCGGCAGGGACCTGTTGGGGTTGTTCCGACAGACTCATGTCGGCTGACGCTGAAGCAGGTTCTTCTGTAATCATCTCTACGGGAATCTCTTCGCTTGGCTCTTCTACAGGCGACACAGTCGGTTCTTGGACTGGTTCAGCAACAACTTCCATTAATTCTGGCCCCGGCTCTAGAGGAGCCTCCAGTTCTGGCTCCACCTCCGGAGAGGTCTCTTGCTCTGCAACAGGTTCTACTGACTCTTCGACTTCTGGAGTTTCCTCTGGCGTCTCCTCCAGAATTTCCGGTGGCACCTCTTCCTGGATTTCCGGAAGCTTCAGATAGCGCTTCGGTTCCACATCTTTGCGATACCCGATCGCATACCAATCCACAGTAACGCCGTTTTGCTCACCGCCAACCTGGACAAGATCAAACCCGTTGGCGTTTTTGTTCTCCACATACACCGCGACAGCAGACGCGGGCGTTGCCACCACGCGCACGGGCACCTGATTTGAGATAACGTCGTTGAAACTCGGATCCTCCGTTTCGAACGAAACATGCGCCCGGCCGTTTTGAAGTTCTACACTTCCGGCAAGCGTAATGTAGACCTCTGGCGACGTTGTCGCGTAGGTTTGTTTCCATTCCTCTTGATACGTGCGCACCGTCGTGGAGATGAGCCCCTGTGTTGTAACGTCGCCATTTTCGGAAATCTTCCACCGCTCGCCGATGCCGGAGAGTTCCCCCACGTTGAGCATACTGTTGCCGCCCGCATAGAAATTCCCGGCAAGGTCAAGACTGGAAAGGGACATGCGGGCTCCCGACGCACGGTTCTCCGCAAGCGAGGCAGGCCCTGCCCAATACTGCGGACGAATAAAGGCGATAATGCTTCCCACTCCCCCCGGTGATGCCTCCATAGCGAATCCGATGATAGTACCCGCCTTTGTCGCTTTCATGGCAACTCCCGGCGTAGAAGAAGATGTGAGGGGATCGCCAATCTCGATAGCGCCGCCTTCGTCGTTTACAAAAGTCGGCACACGGCCTGCAAGCGCCACCGGATAATTTCCCGGCGCGTTTTCTCCGGCAAGAAAACCTGGGCGTGTAGAAACAACGCCCGCAATTTTTTGGCTGTAGTTTTCCCGGCTCCGCTCAACGGATTCTTTAGATGCCGCAAAGACGACAATCTCACCGGGCTTCAGCATCTCTGTTGAGGGGAACATTTCCGCAAAGTCATAACTTCCCGTGGCCCACCCAGATGCATTCGTGCGCATAAAGTCTCCTCCGGGACCTGCGGAACTATCATAGAAAATGTAGCGGTTCGTTTGTGGCACACCTCGATCGGAAGGGTAGAGGTGATCGCCTACGATGACATCTCCCGCTACAGAAAATGTGCCGCTCTCGTTCACGTAGGCAATCTCGGCGCCCACAGCATCACGCATGGACAAACGATAATCCGTCGTGTTCGTCACGATGGTCTGGAGCGAAATGCTGCGATCCATAACCGATCCGTCAAATGCCGATCCGCGCAGCGAAAGCGACGGGGAATCCACAACAGGGGTAAGCACGGTCGCATCACCCGACGATACAGAGAAATCACTCGCCACAGCAACAGCCGTTCCGTCCGCCAAAATTCTGCTAGCGGGGTTCCACTGCAAATTTACAAAGACGTCAATGCGATCTCCGATTCCTGTATACGGCTCAAGGGCAAAACCGAGGACGAGACCGGGTCCTGTCGCTTTCATTCCAACGCCGGCCACGGAAGAAACCGCGATCGGATCTCCCGCCGCGATCGCGCCACCCTCGAGATTCACTTTCACGGGCACGCGACCGACAAGAGCGATTTTGCGCTCATCGGCATCGAACGTATCGTTCTCTCCATTGTTGAGCGTCACACCCGGCGAGGTAGAAACGACGCCGAGAAGACCCGTCGAAGCATCCGCACGAATAACAGCCCCGTCCGCCTGCAATCCGACAAGCTCGCCTTCCACGAGTGTCAGATCAGCGATGGTGTAGACTTCGGCGACGTCAGCCGCACCGACACCCAAACCCGTGTCGAGGAAAAGTTCCCCCGCCGCCGTCAGACGCATTTCGTCATCGTCTAAAGCAATCACCCCCCCGGCTGTCCAACGAAGATCAGACGGTGCCCCATTGGAAATGGAGGCGGCACCGGAGGCTGTATACATTTGCCAGCTTCCTCCGGAGAGCCCTGAATCAATACCCGAAACGGAAACGGAAGCAAATCCCGTCGTAAGCCCCGTGGTAATTCCGGTTTCGACACTCTCGGTCGTACTCCTCACCGCAAGATTCCCCCCATCCAGTCGAATGTCTCCGTCCGCTTCGATGTCACCGGTAGCATAAATGTCCCCTGCTCCCGTCGCAAGCGCATTATTCGTATCCGGTGTGCCATTACCGTCTACCTGGAAAAGATTGCCATAGAAATATCCCGAGTAATTCGTAGCTCCGCCGCTCGCCGTAGCATACACACCGTAGGCAGTCGGAGACCCTGTACCCCCGGTGCTTGCATCCACCTCAAGACCAAAGACTGTCCGATCGTTACCCGAAGCATTATTTCCCGAAACATCAAGAGTCAACCCAATAGTGTTTCCTCCAAATGTCCCCGTTGTTGGATTCAGGGTGATGACCCCCCCACGCGGATTTGTAATTGTTCCTCCTGCAGGCGCAATATTTACATCAATGCCATCCAGTGTTGTGATGGTTCCTCCGGTTGTTTCTATATCGAGCGCCAATCCATTCGCCGATACGAGCGTTCCAAGCGTCTGAGTGAGAGCGCCGTAGAATAAATCTACCTCCCCATTCACCGTCTGAGATGCCGAGAGATCAACGGAGCTGCCCACTCCAGTAGCAATGTTTGTGATGTCTGCCACACTATCGAGCTTCACAACACCGAGAACACCCCGCACATCGGCGATCGTCGGACCTCCAGATGTCACAGAAAAACCGCCACGAGCACCGATGATGGGATCATCATCAAGCGTCGGTGTACCCGTTGTTGCTACGTCTCCGTTAACTCCGATAAGCCCACCATCGGCCCCAGAACTTTGTGCCGTTGTCACCGTAAAGGCCCCGCCCGCAACATTTGATGTAAAACCGGCTGTCGTATTTGTGAGTGTTCCGCGCACGAGCGAACAAGCAGAAGTACAGGCAATGGAGTCTGTGGCGGTAATCACGGCAAAGTTACTAAAGCTTGTCGACTCACCAACCCCCACATGTCCCTTAACCTCAAGCGTGTTATCGAAATCCACCGCACCGTCCACGTTCAACTGATCGTCAATGTAGACATCGTTGTTGAAACCAGCAAGGTCTTCTACATAGAAATCGTTCCCGCCAGAAAAGGCAAATCCTGCATCCACAATATTCTCCGTGAGGGATGTCTGTCCCACCACAACCGCCCCGCCGAAAGCGGAGGAGCCAGCGTTCACAAGAAGCGCCATACCGGTTGAGTCCGTATCCTGCGTGATCGAAAGAACATTCACGCTATCCGTAAGTGTTCCTGCTGTCGGCGTAACTGCGTTGGAAAGGTTGAGTACGGATCCTTGCGTCGTGTAGCTACCAAGTAACGTTGGGTCATTTATGACGGACGTGCGTGCAATACTCGCCGTGTCAAAGTTGTCTGTAATCGTTGAAGCCGCTGTAAGCGTACGACTCGTGCTGACTTGAAAAGAATCCGTCGTGTCGGCTGTCACGGACCCGGAAGCCGTATGCGAAAGCGTAAGCAAATCGTCTCCGTTAAGCGATGTCGCGCTAATGGCAACGGCTCCTGAATCCGCCGTGATGGTACGTCCCACGCCAGATCCTCCTGCGTCGTAGGCAGTATCGAGTGTGACGCTCGATCCCGTAAGATCCGAAAGGTACGCAACCGTGCCGGTTTCATTTTTGAACGTGATGGTCTTGTCTACAGCCGTGGGATTCGTGATCGCAAAAATGGTTTGAAAGGCATCAAGAGAACTTCCCTCAAAGGTAAGTGCATTCGTCCCTGCCCCATCCCCAATGTTCACAACACCACCAATGTTCACCGGAACGGCATTGATGGTATTGAGGTTGAGAGCAACGTCACCCGCATCAATGGTAAGCGTGCTGTCCGCAGAAATGTTGTTGTCCGCTAAAGTCAGTTCGCCAATAGTAATCTGCTCCGTGTCATCGCTGAGAGTAATGCCGCCGATCAGTTCGACATCCCCATCCCCCGTCACACGAAACGCCTGTGTTCCGTTCACGGCCAAACCAAGAAGCGTTTCGGTAGCGGCCGCTGTTGTGGGATTGAGGTAGAACACTCCAGCCGAGACGCCAGTTCCCGTCGGATCTCCTGTGAGCGTAAGATTTCCGCTTGAGCTTGTGATGGGAATAAATGAACTCGTCCCGCCCGTGAGCGACGTGTCGTAGCCGTCCACATTTTCCGCGTTTAACGCGTACGGCGACGATGTAAGGCGCTTGCGCGGAGAAAGAGGCTCGCCGTTTACCGTCACGCGCAGATAGAGCGCCGCGTTGTCGGCAAAAACGGAATCGTTGATCACCGCGTAGGCCGGCGACGCTCCCGTGTCGCCAAGATTTTCTGAAAAAAGTCCGTCCGTAAGTGTTACCGTGCGAGCACTGGGCGAAGTACAAGAACTTGAATTGTTCGACCAAAGACATGTCCCCGCAGTCGGGTCATTATAAATTTCGAAAATCATCCCGATGTTCGCATCCGTTACCGGCACGCCGTTTGCATCAAGCAACCGTCCTTGATACGTGATGATGTTAGGCGGCGACGTTGCCGCGCGCACAGAAGGGAACGCGCCCGCCAACAAACTCGTTCCAAGCACAACGATCCCCGCCAAGCGGAGAAGGGCTACGTTGAGTTGGAGAAAGTGTTTTGCGTTCATACATCCTTCTTGCGCAGAGACACATCGACAGCAATTTCGGACGGTTCCTTCTTTGCCGTAAGATCAATCGGTTTCACTTCATGCGGCTGGTAGCCGTCTTTCTCAAACCGCGCATAATACTCGTTTGGTCCCACCAAGAAACTGTAGCGGCCTTTGCGATCCGTCACCGCTGTCGCAAGCAACTTGTTGTAGACTGGCTCGAACACACGCACCACGACTTGCGCCAGAGGCCGGCGCGTCCCTTCGTCGTAGACAATCCCCCATCCCTTTGGCTTCGTCGGCCGGGCGAGCCGGCGCGCAAAGAAGTACACGAGCACCTGCAAGAGAGCTATCGCGCCTATCAGAACACTTGGGCGAATGACCACCATAACAACGGACAGCAGAACCCCAAGTACTCCGACAATTTGCTGGAGCACCCGCAGACTTTCGCGGAGCTTCACGCGCGCCGGCGCATGGGCGCTCCCCTGCGCCAGAGAGTCGAGGGGGATATTTGCCGCCACCGTGGCATGCTCCTCCACAACACGAACGGTTTCGCCGTGGTAGAGATCCAAATATCCCCCATCTTCTTTGCGATCACGCAGGATGCCGCTTGGGAAGGTAAACCCTGCTTTCACGACGCCCAAGCGATACTCCCCCGGATCCACCAAAAAGAAGTAGCGGCCAAAACGATCCGTCACGCGCGTCTGCAACAATCGCCCATCGGTAAGGCGATACAGACGCACGATAGCGAGATCGATCGGCATTTTAGTTCCCGCGTCA
This genomic stretch from Candidatus Uhrbacteria bacterium harbors:
- a CDS encoding CopG family transcriptional regulator, translated to MSSLTSPKNALPLAGVLIAIVVLLVGLRASSGPPKAVSANLSGTKITVYKSPTCGCCANYIAYLKRAGLEVETITTTEMEAVKNKMGVPTGFTSCHTSEIGGYTAEGHIPLEALSKLVAERPSLAGIALPGMPSGSPGMPGAKQGPWSIYGWSANTNPELYTES